From a single Oncorhynchus tshawytscha isolate Ot180627B unplaced genomic scaffold, Otsh_v2.0 Un_scaffold_17_pilon_pilon, whole genome shotgun sequence genomic region:
- the LOC112235351 gene encoding claudin-12-like, whose product MSCRDIHATNAFSFIIAFISVGGIAVAALIPQWRVTRLVTFNKNAKNISVYDGLWAKCVKQDGYSGCYYYDSEWYSKVDQLDLRLLQFCLPTGLLFGSLALVLCMAGMSKTCCCSDKAETDIKSTRCLVNSAGCHLVAGMFLFLGGAIALAPSVWFLFRTKEMNIKYDRIFSDGFAVYVAIGCSGGLMLAALLMFMWYCMCKKLPSPFWLPLPTLPNSLSTQPLTANGYPPSPVYGPPQTFPPQGYVPTVMDAQPYAPSQGYPQSVAPLAQQPQQVYMSQMSAPDGYGSEVGHNQAYSYAPSQSYAPSQVGYAPSYIGHRYSTRSRMSGIEIDIPVLTQGL is encoded by the exons ATGTCGTGCCGGGACATCCACGCCACCAATGCCTTCTCCTTCATCATCGCCTTCATCTCCGTGGGCGGCATCGCTGTGGCGGCGCTGATACCACAGTGGCGAGTGACACGACTTGTCACCTTCAACAAAAACGCCAAGAACATCAGTGTCTATGATGGCCTGTGGGCCAAGTGTGTGAAACAAGATGGCTACTCTGGCTGCTACTACTACGACTCAGAG TGGTATTCTAAAGTGGACCAGTTGGACCTGCGACTGCTCCAGTTCTGCCTGCCGACTGGGCTACTGTTTGGCTCCCTGGCCCTGGTGCTGTGTATGGCAGGCATGTCTAAGACATGCTGCTGCTCTGATAAGGCTGAGACAGACATCAAGAGTACCCGTTGTCTGGTCAACAGCGCAGGCTGCCACCTAGTGGCCGGGATGTTCCTGTTCCTGGGCGGTGCTATCGCCCTGGCGCCCTCCGTGTGGTTCCTGTTCCGGACCAAAGAGATGAACATCAAGTATGACCGCATCTTCTCAGACGGGTTTGCGGTCTACGTGGCCATCGGCTGTTCCGGCGGCCTCATGCTCGCCGCCCTGCTGATGTTCATGTGGTACTGCATGTGTAAGAAGCTACCCTCTCCCTTCTGGCTGCCTCTCCCCACActtcctaactccctctccacccagCCCCTCACAGCCAACGGGTACCCCCCCTCCCCTGTCTACGGACCCCCTCAGACCTTCCCTCCACAGGGGTACGTCCCCACTGTGATGGATGCCCAGCCCTACGCTCCCTCCCAGGGCTACCCTCAGAGCGTAGCCCCACTGGCCCAGCAGCCTCAGCAGGTCTATATGTCCCAGATGTCAGCCCCGGATGGGTATGGGTCAGAGGTGGGGCACAACCAGGCCTACAGCTATGCCCCGTCCCAGAGTTATGCCCCCTCTCAGGTGGGCTATGCCCCCAGCTACATAGGCCACCGCTACTCCACACGCTCACGCATGTCTGGCATAGAGATAGACATCCCTGTTCTAACACAAGGcctctga